A genomic segment from Streptomyces sp. NBC_00459 encodes:
- the fxsA gene encoding FxSxx-COOH cyclophane-containing RiPP peptide, with the protein MAVADGTAPTGAGTGAGTGEGPDPEVESVVLDLVALSPEDIGALPDSVLGALLRQVYDSCAEGNPFVTGHSESV; encoded by the coding sequence ATGGCAGTCGCCGACGGCACCGCCCCCACCGGGGCGGGTACAGGAGCGGGAACGGGCGAAGGCCCGGACCCCGAGGTCGAGTCGGTCGTTCTCGACCTCGTCGCCCTGTCGCCCGAGGACATCGGGGCCCTGCCCGACTCGGTGCTCGGCGCGCTGCTGCGCCAGGTGTACGACAGCTGCGCCGAGGGCAATCCCTTCGTCACCGGGCACAGCGAGAGCGTATGA
- a CDS encoding FxsB family cyclophane-forming radical SAM/SPASM peptide maturase produces the protein MSRPPPVRAEPPWPRAADVAARRAAGWQPYPLDSFVLKVHSRCDLACDYCYMYRSHDQSWRAQPRTMSPATLARTAERIAEHLSAHGVTEAGVVLHGGEPLLIGDEALARTVRTLRGAVGDGVRLHLSLQTNGLRLTEQRLGLLGELGVTVGVSTDGGRAAHDRHRRGADGRGSHARVEAALRRLAGERHRHLFGTLLCTIDLRNDPVRTYEALLTHSPPAVDFLLPLGNWQTPPPGLDPHGRRTPYADWLWAVFERWYGARTKETSVRFLDNLLALLVGATPRTEALGLSPVRYAVVDTDGSLTQDDTLRTAYDGATRTGLDVHGHSFDTLLLHPGIAARQWGASALSAPCRACPLHRVCGGGHYATRYDHATGFANPSVYCADLTELIGRVHGRLSADLAAREQGRTRGEPGGEPGAEAESDARTDAPQRGAGNCATNHPQPAAATPQNPPSSKAPPP, from the coding sequence ATGAGTCGACCGCCACCGGTCCGCGCCGAACCACCCTGGCCGAGGGCCGCCGACGTGGCGGCGCGCCGGGCGGCGGGCTGGCAGCCGTATCCGCTCGACTCCTTCGTCCTCAAGGTGCACAGCCGCTGCGACCTGGCCTGCGACTACTGCTACATGTACCGCTCGCACGACCAGAGTTGGCGCGCCCAGCCCCGCACGATGTCCCCGGCGACGCTGGCCCGCACCGCCGAGCGGATCGCCGAGCACCTGTCCGCGCACGGGGTGACCGAGGCGGGTGTGGTCCTGCACGGCGGCGAGCCGCTGTTGATCGGCGACGAGGCGCTCGCACGGACGGTCCGCACCCTGCGCGGTGCGGTCGGCGACGGGGTACGACTGCACCTGAGCCTGCAGACCAACGGCCTCCGCCTCACCGAGCAACGCCTCGGCCTGCTGGGCGAGTTGGGTGTGACGGTCGGGGTGAGCACCGACGGCGGCCGGGCCGCCCACGACCGGCACCGGCGGGGCGCCGACGGCCGCGGCAGCCACGCCCGGGTCGAGGCCGCCCTGCGCCGCCTGGCCGGTGAGCGCCACCGCCATCTGTTCGGCACGCTGCTCTGCACGATCGACCTGCGCAACGACCCGGTACGCACATACGAGGCCCTGCTGACCCACAGTCCCCCGGCCGTCGACTTCCTTCTCCCGCTGGGCAATTGGCAGACCCCGCCGCCCGGGCTGGACCCGCACGGCCGGCGCACCCCGTACGCGGACTGGCTGTGGGCGGTCTTCGAGCGCTGGTACGGCGCCCGGACCAAGGAGACCTCGGTCCGGTTCCTCGACAACCTGCTCGCCCTGCTGGTCGGCGCCACCCCGCGCACCGAGGCACTCGGCCTGTCCCCGGTGCGGTACGCGGTGGTCGACACGGACGGCTCCCTCACCCAGGACGACACGCTGCGCACCGCGTACGACGGCGCCACCCGCACCGGCCTCGACGTCCACGGCCACTCCTTCGACACCCTGCTGCTCCACCCGGGCATCGCGGCCCGCCAGTGGGGCGCCTCCGCACTGTCCGCCCCCTGCCGCGCCTGCCCCCTGCACCGGGTGTGCGGAGGCGGCCACTACGCCACCCGCTACGACCACGCCACGGGCTTCGCCAACCCGAGCGTGTACTGCGCCGACCTGACCGAACTGATCGGGCGGGTGCACGGACGCCTGAGCGCCGATCTGGCGGCACGCGAACAGGGGCGGACACGAGGGGAGCCGGGCGGGGAGCCGGGCGCGGAGGCAGAATCGGACGCCAGGACGGACGCGCCCCAAAGAGGCGCGGGGAACTGCGCGACCAACCACCCACAACCCGCAGCCGCCACACCACAGAACCCCCCGAGCTCAAAGGCGCCCCCGCCATGA
- a CDS encoding glycoside hydrolase family 5 protein — MRNILAGTRPSPRLRAALVALALAATSGTAVAASPASASTPASALAHGAPSMDTTQFKGVNWADPRDNFADDLLQLSGLSTSDNYARTYSKASRIISAFRANLGANTVRLPINPYTVNGSYWKSYRAVVDAASDQGFKVIVSYWEGTGAQKDGFIDDTATFWPMWDRVVKTYKNDKHVYFEPMNEPHGYTDTEWADIAAKWLARYKSVPRNQVFVSGAGYNDHVTSVCADPRLKGTYLSLHHYGFWKEYATYDQWVADLKVRIGDCANRTVADEFGAFMTTGLDYNKKTPDNNFVNFMQAVTDTFRELKMGSVYWPGLRTDDMYSIQKLVGDPNRPWLATTNQSGADRLAWGWGRGKPVKG; from the coding sequence ATGCGCAACATCCTCGCCGGCACCCGCCCCTCCCCCAGACTCCGCGCCGCCCTCGTGGCTCTCGCGCTCGCCGCGACCAGCGGCACGGCCGTCGCCGCCAGCCCCGCCTCCGCCTCCACCCCTGCTTCCGCCCTCGCCCACGGCGCGCCGAGCATGGACACGACCCAGTTCAAGGGCGTCAACTGGGCCGACCCGCGCGACAACTTCGCCGACGACCTGCTCCAGCTGTCCGGTCTGTCGACGTCGGACAACTACGCCCGGACCTACTCCAAGGCGAGCCGGATCATCTCGGCGTTCCGCGCGAACCTCGGCGCCAACACCGTGCGGCTGCCGATCAACCCGTACACGGTCAACGGCTCCTACTGGAAGTCGTACCGCGCGGTCGTCGACGCGGCGTCCGACCAGGGCTTCAAGGTGATCGTCTCCTACTGGGAGGGCACCGGCGCCCAGAAGGACGGCTTCATCGACGACACGGCCACCTTCTGGCCCATGTGGGACAGGGTCGTCAAGACCTACAAGAACGACAAGCACGTCTACTTCGAGCCGATGAACGAGCCGCACGGCTACACCGACACCGAGTGGGCCGACATCGCGGCGAAGTGGCTCGCGCGGTACAAGTCCGTTCCCCGCAACCAGGTGTTCGTCAGCGGCGCCGGCTACAACGACCATGTGACGTCCGTCTGCGCCGACCCGCGTCTGAAGGGCACGTACCTGTCGCTGCACCACTACGGCTTCTGGAAGGAGTACGCGACCTACGACCAGTGGGTGGCCGACCTGAAGGTACGCATCGGTGACTGCGCGAACCGGACCGTCGCGGACGAGTTCGGGGCCTTCATGACGACGGGCCTCGACTACAACAAGAAGACTCCCGACAACAACTTCGTCAACTTCATGCAGGCCGTCACCGACACCTTCCGCGAGCTGAAGATGGGCTCCGTCTACTGGCCCGGCCTGCGCACCGACGACATGTACTCGATCCAGAAGCTGGTCGGCGACCCCAACCGCCCCTGGCTGGCCACCACCAACCAGTCCGGCGCCGACCGCCTCGCCTGGGGCTGGGGCCGCGGCAAGCCGGTCAAGGGCTGA
- the fxsT gene encoding FxSxx-COOH system tetratricopeptide repeat protein — translation MPDANTPDRPGPFAVFLATSGNLGLSTTLRNVADILADTNRSVLLVDGRSGERDMSAPPPRPEPGRVHTATFPGGPALAALAEDPVAAAYDHLLVEAPVPDSSDETEPVRSAAYADTIVVCFAMTAWSIDGAAALAEDLIVRRGDRPVRLLTLGLKSDIGVHDRLRDARERVRRKFAPVAAALGRTDIRFLEIPYNPLYQDSLSLAVEAEDAGTVSGLRPYYEQLADWLRARRAARLTDVTVVHSARHALWAAWLRDRLAVKGVRTELRRADTYAGERPDPGAALLFLSPDDADDTLLEQIGALSHTDVRILLVDEPFPHTAAAHHERIDLRDTTEDQALRLLYTGLGLGAPEPGGSAGGAGFPRLPETTNVGARNSAFVDRAPLLGTLHEELRGAARDGACLVLHGPSGWGKSDTAHELCHRVGASYDVVWWVRAWERTRVERGLGRLAGRLGAPEDRVGTDGDGISRLLSRLSRTDAEAESWLIVYDGVTDPAELHGLLPVPHERGHVLITSRTAPAGTDPAEDVRPPHLRPLAIAPMDGEESRALLAEKVPEISERQARQIGSVVDSVPQALHLAAHCLAERTAAHRRDDHMNQDAAVRAAVGDLLAEYRAGKTELLRTADAVSPVAVMVQVARRVVRTTPGALAWGAESPERDAVGWLLGAASLLTGRGMGLELLRSRRILSELARDDESSTPAPAGTEVLLPDEHMVSVALWALAQVGLLDVDFDRTRQPLVQHHGLRDLIRAGMDPAERAHIESVLRSVLSEHAPQGPDLPADWAREVFSLRLWEDPRPRVRRSLLRHLNSLSQRAEAADLDRLLDIAGRAREAWRTDDGNAAGEGDEQSPEYLRLLNFVARAHRLRGDYDLSRQIAQDALRGHRRLLGITHPRTLLSADSYAATLRALGRFDDALLQLRPVLEGLTLLLGPQHPATIQAEHNLALTESLTGRVAPALAAIQDRFRYRQAVGGTDDPVAWNAAELLAYLYRAAGRDGEARDLLRQKLRRHGDTWDLVRLRTEVGLAVSERRLADGFPALKDPLYSYELAHERDLRALGLYVDRFGPDRFDTVRCRFSYAADLHALGKADEAEQQARQCVDTLARWFGPGHPYTGVAQVRHGVYLRATGELRLAEEIGRGTLNLLTHKLGRAHPWVAIAENSLAATLASAGHDEEAVELARTALARLGDLGIAHRVGGRRVGAHLERLTGVDPTRPVPPSGYDIDLELPDV, via the coding sequence ATGCCAGACGCCAACACCCCTGACCGGCCGGGGCCGTTCGCGGTCTTCCTCGCCACCTCCGGGAACCTCGGCCTGAGTACGACCCTGCGCAACGTCGCCGACATCCTCGCCGACACCAACCGCAGCGTCCTCCTCGTCGACGGCCGCTCCGGCGAACGCGACATGAGCGCGCCCCCGCCCCGCCCCGAACCCGGCCGCGTGCACACCGCCACCTTCCCCGGCGGCCCCGCCCTCGCCGCGCTCGCCGAGGACCCCGTCGCCGCCGCGTACGACCATCTCCTCGTCGAGGCCCCCGTACCGGACTCCTCCGACGAGACGGAACCGGTGCGCTCCGCCGCGTACGCCGACACGATCGTCGTCTGTTTCGCGATGACCGCCTGGTCCATCGACGGGGCCGCCGCACTCGCCGAGGACCTGATCGTGCGCCGGGGCGACCGGCCCGTGCGGTTGCTCACCCTCGGGCTGAAGAGCGACATCGGCGTGCACGACCGGCTGCGCGACGCCCGCGAGCGGGTGCGCCGGAAGTTCGCCCCGGTCGCCGCCGCGCTCGGCAGGACCGACATCCGCTTCCTCGAAATTCCGTACAACCCCCTCTACCAGGACAGCCTCAGCCTCGCCGTCGAGGCGGAGGACGCCGGCACGGTCAGCGGGCTGCGCCCCTACTACGAGCAGCTCGCCGACTGGCTGCGCGCCCGCCGCGCCGCCCGCCTCACCGACGTCACCGTCGTCCACTCGGCCCGGCACGCCCTGTGGGCCGCGTGGCTGCGCGACCGGCTCGCCGTCAAGGGAGTGCGCACGGAGCTGCGCCGCGCCGACACCTACGCCGGTGAACGCCCCGACCCCGGCGCCGCGTTGCTCTTCCTGTCGCCCGACGACGCCGACGACACGCTGCTCGAACAGATCGGCGCCCTCTCCCACACCGACGTCCGCATCCTCCTCGTCGACGAGCCGTTCCCGCACACCGCGGCCGCCCACCACGAGCGGATCGACCTGCGCGACACCACCGAGGACCAGGCACTGCGGCTGCTGTACACCGGCCTCGGCCTCGGCGCGCCCGAACCCGGCGGCAGCGCCGGCGGGGCCGGGTTCCCGCGGCTGCCGGAGACCACCAACGTGGGCGCGCGCAACAGCGCCTTCGTGGACCGCGCCCCGCTGCTCGGCACACTCCACGAGGAGCTGCGCGGCGCCGCCCGCGACGGCGCCTGCCTGGTGCTGCACGGCCCCAGCGGCTGGGGCAAGAGCGACACCGCGCACGAACTGTGCCACCGCGTCGGGGCCTCGTACGACGTCGTGTGGTGGGTGCGCGCCTGGGAGCGCACCCGCGTCGAGCGCGGCCTCGGCCGGCTCGCCGGACGCCTCGGCGCCCCCGAGGACCGGGTCGGCACCGACGGGGACGGCATCTCCCGGCTGCTGTCCCGGCTCTCCCGCACCGACGCCGAGGCGGAGAGCTGGCTCATCGTCTACGACGGTGTCACCGACCCCGCCGAACTGCACGGCCTGCTGCCCGTACCGCACGAGCGCGGGCACGTCCTCATCACCAGCCGGACCGCACCGGCCGGGACCGACCCCGCCGAGGACGTCCGGCCGCCGCATCTGCGGCCCCTGGCCATCGCCCCGATGGACGGCGAGGAGAGCCGCGCGCTGCTCGCCGAGAAGGTGCCGGAGATCAGCGAGCGGCAGGCCCGGCAGATCGGCAGCGTCGTCGACTCCGTCCCGCAGGCCCTGCACCTCGCCGCCCACTGCCTCGCCGAGCGGACCGCCGCGCACCGCCGCGACGACCACATGAACCAGGACGCCGCGGTCCGCGCCGCCGTCGGTGACCTCCTCGCCGAGTACCGCGCCGGCAAGACCGAACTGCTGCGCACCGCCGACGCCGTGTCCCCCGTGGCCGTGATGGTGCAGGTCGCCCGGCGTGTCGTACGGACCACCCCCGGCGCCCTCGCCTGGGGCGCCGAGAGCCCCGAACGCGACGCCGTGGGCTGGCTGCTGGGCGCCGCCTCCCTGCTCACCGGGCGCGGCATGGGCCTGGAACTGCTGCGCTCGCGCCGCATCCTGTCCGAACTCGCCCGCGACGACGAGTCGTCGACGCCCGCACCCGCCGGCACCGAGGTCCTGCTGCCCGACGAGCACATGGTGAGCGTCGCCCTGTGGGCCCTGGCCCAAGTGGGCCTGCTCGACGTCGACTTCGACCGCACCCGGCAACCGCTCGTCCAGCACCACGGGCTGCGCGACCTGATCCGCGCCGGCATGGACCCGGCCGAACGCGCGCACATCGAGTCCGTGTTGCGCAGCGTCCTGTCCGAACACGCCCCGCAGGGCCCCGACCTGCCCGCGGACTGGGCCCGCGAGGTGTTCTCGCTGCGCCTGTGGGAGGACCCGCGGCCACGGGTGCGCCGCTCGCTGCTGCGCCACCTCAACTCGCTGAGCCAGCGCGCCGAGGCCGCCGACCTCGACCGTCTCCTCGACATCGCCGGGCGGGCGCGTGAGGCGTGGCGAACCGATGACGGCAACGCCGCCGGCGAGGGTGACGAACAGTCACCCGAGTACCTGCGCCTGCTCAACTTCGTCGCCCGCGCCCACCGGCTGCGCGGCGACTACGACCTCTCCCGGCAGATCGCCCAGGACGCCCTGCGCGGTCACCGCAGGCTCCTCGGCATCACCCACCCGCGCACCCTGCTCTCCGCCGACTCCTACGCCGCCACCCTGCGCGCGCTGGGCCGCTTCGACGACGCCCTGCTGCAACTGCGGCCCGTCCTGGAGGGCCTCACCCTGCTGCTCGGCCCGCAGCACCCGGCCACCATCCAGGCCGAACACAACCTCGCCCTCACCGAGTCGCTCACCGGCCGGGTCGCCCCCGCCCTGGCCGCGATCCAGGACCGCTTCCGCTACCGCCAGGCCGTCGGCGGCACGGACGACCCCGTCGCCTGGAACGCCGCCGAACTGCTCGCCTACCTGTACCGCGCCGCCGGACGCGACGGTGAGGCCCGCGACCTGCTGCGCCAGAAACTGCGCCGGCACGGCGACACCTGGGACCTCGTCCGGCTGCGTACCGAGGTCGGCCTCGCGGTCAGCGAACGCCGGCTCGCCGACGGCTTCCCCGCCCTCAAGGACCCCCTCTACAGCTACGAACTCGCCCACGAACGCGACCTGCGCGCCCTCGGCCTGTACGTCGACCGGTTCGGCCCCGACCGCTTCGACACCGTGCGCTGCCGGTTCAGCTACGCCGCCGACCTGCACGCCCTCGGCAAGGCCGACGAGGCCGAACAGCAGGCCCGGCAGTGCGTGGACACCCTCGCCCGCTGGTTCGGGCCCGGGCACCCCTACACGGGCGTCGCCCAGGTGCGCCACGGCGTCTATCTGCGGGCCACCGGTGAGCTGCGGCTCGCCGAGGAGATCGGCCGGGGCACGCTGAACCTCCTCACCCACAAGCTGGGCCGGGCCCACCCCTGGGTGGCCATCGCGGAGAACTCCCTTGCCGCCACGCTCGCTTCGGCGGGCCACGACGAGGAGGCCGTGGAACTCGCCCGCACCGCACTGGCCCGCCTCGGCGACCTGGGCATCGCCCACCGCGTCGGTGGCCGCAGGGTCGGCGCCCACCTGGAACGCCTCACCGGCGTCGACCCCACCCGTCCCGTACCGCCCTCGGGCTACGACATCGACCTGGAGCTGCCCGACGTGTGA
- a CDS encoding HEXXH motif domain-containing protein yields MTPSPHRMPGALFDAVAAGGGGAPALRLLARAEHSRRLACAYAVTVAAREAGGRVAEEAEYAWGLFADATRTAPEAATAVLTHPSAGPALFGLLAHLRHPDGRLPPPVHWFTALAVSAAARAGLSARAELPVAGSWAALPSLGRARFPGARPGDRAEVRVDGAGRCRVTAAGETVTVPGLPYTGGPLGGPTHGPGADGLPGTVGRWHGAHLLATLDGGAPLLLDTLDPPCFPHSARHPDGLPAAEARRWAGPARGACRILRADRPESYAELAAGPHLLVPLTRPGHGNRSGSSAETFGCMALSPPTSATGLAVTLTHETQHNKLAALLHLFDLFEPGGPERFYAPWRPDPRPLPGLFHGAYAHLGVALFWERRRETEPDPALRATAHAQFARWRLAAHEATTVTLSSGRLTPLGNRFAQHMLTTLDALCRLPVPAPALHHAESAARAHRADWQNRNGDMARRLSA; encoded by the coding sequence ATGACCCCCTCCCCGCACCGGATGCCGGGCGCCCTGTTCGACGCGGTCGCCGCCGGGGGCGGTGGGGCGCCCGCCCTGCGACTGCTGGCCCGCGCCGAGCACAGCAGGCGTCTGGCCTGTGCGTATGCCGTGACGGTGGCGGCCCGGGAGGCCGGGGGCCGGGTCGCCGAGGAGGCCGAGTACGCCTGGGGTCTGTTCGCCGACGCCACGCGCACCGCGCCCGAGGCGGCGACGGCCGTACTGACCCACCCGTCGGCCGGCCCCGCCCTGTTCGGCCTGCTGGCCCATCTGCGCCACCCGGACGGTCGACTCCCCCCGCCCGTCCACTGGTTCACGGCCCTGGCCGTGTCGGCTGCGGCCCGTGCGGGGCTGTCGGCCCGGGCCGAGCTGCCCGTCGCCGGTTCCTGGGCCGCCCTGCCGTCCCTGGGCCGCGCCCGCTTCCCCGGCGCCCGCCCGGGCGACCGCGCCGAGGTGCGCGTCGACGGGGCGGGCCGCTGCCGTGTCACGGCGGCGGGCGAGACGGTCACGGTGCCCGGACTCCCGTACACCGGCGGCCCGTTGGGCGGTCCGACGCACGGACCCGGCGCCGACGGCCTGCCCGGCACCGTCGGCCGCTGGCACGGCGCGCATCTGCTCGCCACTCTCGACGGCGGCGCCCCGCTGCTGCTGGACACCCTCGACCCGCCGTGCTTCCCCCACTCCGCGCGCCACCCGGACGGCCTCCCGGCCGCCGAGGCACGCCGCTGGGCCGGCCCGGCCCGGGGAGCCTGCCGGATCCTGCGCGCCGACCGTCCCGAGTCGTACGCCGAACTGGCCGCCGGACCACACCTGTTGGTGCCGCTGACCCGTCCCGGCCACGGCAACAGAAGCGGCAGCAGCGCGGAGACGTTCGGCTGCATGGCGCTGTCCCCGCCGACCTCGGCGACGGGCCTCGCGGTGACGCTCACACACGAGACGCAGCACAACAAACTGGCGGCACTGCTCCACCTCTTCGACCTGTTCGAACCAGGTGGCCCCGAACGCTTCTACGCCCCCTGGCGCCCCGACCCCCGACCCCTCCCCGGCCTGTTCCACGGTGCGTACGCGCATCTGGGCGTCGCCCTCTTCTGGGAGCGCCGCCGGGAGACGGAACCCGACCCGGCGCTGCGTGCCACCGCGCACGCCCAGTTCGCCCGCTGGCGCCTGGCCGCCCACGAGGCGACCACCGTCACCCTGTCCTCCGGCCGCCTCACCCCCCTCGGCAACCGCTTCGCCCAGCACATGCTGACCACCCTGGACGCCCTGTGCCGTCTCCCGGTCCCCGCCCCGGCCCTGCACCACGCCGAATCGGCGGCCCGCGCCCACCGCGCCGACTGGCAGAACCGCAACGGAGACATGGCCCGCAGACTGTCGGCGTGA